Part of the Desulforegula conservatrix Mb1Pa genome is shown below.
AGCGGGGGTTAAAGCCAGCCGTATTTTCACCGACAAAGCATCCGGTAGCCACGTCAACCGGGACGGCTTGCATTCCTTGCGGGTCAAGGTCGAAGAAGGCGACGTAATCCTGGTCAAGAAGCTTGACCGTTTAGGACGAGACACGGCGGATATGATCGCCTTGATCAAAGAATTTGATCAAATCGGCGTTGCCATCCGGTTTTTGGATGACGGCATCAGCACCGAAGGCACGATGGGCAAAATGGTTGTCACCATTCTATCGGCGGTCGCCCAGGCGGAACGCCAACGAATCCTTGAGCGCACCAATGAAGGCCGCATCGAGGCTAAGGCCAAAGGGGTGAAGTTTGGTCGTAAACGCACTATCGATACTATAAAATTACAGGCATTGCATAAGAATGGAATAGGCGCTACTGATATTGCAAAACAAATGGGCATTGGGCGATCAACCGTTTACAAATTGCTGAATGAACGGGGCTTATAGCTGAAACGGCACCGTCATGGACTGGAATGAAAACGGTGAACTGACTTGTGAGGTGGAAGACCATGCCAATTTTGTGCAATACAAGAAGCAAAGTGGCGAGTGGGCCAAGAATGTCGGGTGGCTATAAGTGGTCTATACTGTGCCCAACATAGCTAATTTACAAACATGAAAACTAAAATATCAATTTTTTTGTTAAAATACAGTAACTTATAATAATT
Proteins encoded:
- a CDS encoding recombinase family protein encodes the protein MRLFGYARVSTSQQSLDGQVKTLKEAGVKASRIFTDKASGSHVNRDGLHSLRVKVEEGDVILVKKLDRLGRDTADMIALIKEFDQIGVAIRFLDDGISTEGTMGKMVVTILSAVAQAERQRILERTNEGRIEAKAKGVKFGRKRTIDTIKLQALHKNGIGATDIAKQMGIGRSTVYKLLNERGL